One Tissierellales bacterium genomic region harbors:
- a CDS encoding ATP-binding protein, which translates to MKLLKVKAKGLNLFSKELEIDFLALDRVMRDNNDMLFEISPKIYLNNVLAMIGINASGKTTTLKVISFVLNMLNNESINKIETNDILEGISSGSEVEFDVFFTDSSDYIFRLETKIEAEKGMSSDVDKYVIAKERLWSKKITSIKTKKSIFDFTNMEPIQVRKGDEEFLPEDISIIIALNKRNNSRVMFQDLINWTNVNLIRILGDFPQELISFLDSSIEYLNLNVDEEFEQDVELRLKFKGREEIVLYSIEKLNNYLSSGTVKGINVFINAMIVLSNGGYLIIDELENHFNKEIVATLIRFFMNKKVNKKGASIIFSTHYPELLDEFERKDNIYIIRNNGGIYAENLSKQSIRNDVKKSDAYQSDLLKGTAPDYYSYIGLKKVFKKLGDRYGA; encoded by the coding sequence ATGAAATTATTGAAAGTCAAAGCTAAAGGCCTTAATTTGTTTTCGAAAGAATTGGAGATAGATTTCTTAGCACTAGACCGTGTTATGAGAGATAATAACGATATGTTATTTGAAATTTCACCAAAAATATATTTGAATAATGTACTTGCTATGATAGGAATAAATGCATCTGGTAAAACGACTACACTAAAAGTTATTTCATTCGTACTAAATATGTTAAATAATGAGTCTATAAATAAGATAGAAACAAATGATATCTTGGAAGGTATTTCTAGTGGTAGTGAGGTAGAGTTTGATGTATTTTTTACGGATTCTAGTGACTATATATTTAGACTAGAAACTAAGATTGAAGCTGAAAAGGGAATGAGTTCAGATGTTGATAAATATGTTATAGCCAAAGAGAGATTATGGAGTAAGAAAATAACATCCATTAAAACAAAGAAGAGTATATTTGATTTTACTAATATGGAACCTATTCAAGTAAGGAAAGGTGATGAAGAATTTTTACCTGAAGATATTAGTATAATTATTGCCCTGAATAAGAGAAATAATAGCAGGGTGATGTTCCAGGATCTAATTAATTGGACCAATGTCAATTTGATTAGAATATTGGGTGATTTTCCCCAGGAGCTGATATCTTTTCTTGATTCAAGTATAGAATATCTGAATCTAAACGTTGACGAAGAATTTGAGCAAGATGTTGAATTGAGGCTTAAATTTAAAGGTAGAGAAGAGATAGTGCTATATTCTATAGAGAAATTAAATAATTATCTTTCTTCTGGTACTGTGAAAGGTATAAATGTATTTATTAATGCAATGATCGTACTTTCTAACGGAGGATATTTGATTATAGACGAACTAGAAAATCACTTTAATAAGGAAATTGTTGCTACATTAATAAGGTTTTTCATGAACAAGAAGGTGAATAAAAAAGGAGCTTCCATAATATTTTCAACTCATTACCCAGAATTACTTGATGAGTTTGAAAGAAAGGATAATATATATATAATTAGGAATAATGGTGGCATTTATGCAGAAAACTTATCTAAACAATCAATAAGAAACGATGTTAAGAAAAGTGATGCTTATCAGAGTGACTTATTAAAAGGAACTGCTCCAGATTATTACTCTTATATTGGCCTAAAGAAAGTATTTAAAAAGTTAGGTGATAGATATGGAGCTTAA